The genomic stretch CTCTCCCACCGTCACACACCTCCCTCCGGGGACCATTTTCTTTTCCTTTCGTCTGGTACCGGAGTGATTGGGACTTTGAAAGCACGCGAGGTCTGGATACCACTCATGTGTAAAAAACCGTAACAAAGGCGAGCTGCGTCATCGACGACATACGCGCGCGCGAACCGGGAGGGCTTCTCTTTTTTTTTCTACagctgcttcttcttcttcttcttctatTCCACTTTGATCAAGAAACATGCGGCACACACCTCTTTTTTTTTCTAATACACGGGGAATTGCGGAGTGGGGGTTCGAATGAGTGAGTTAGTGGGAGACAATCTGTGTAACCATTCCATCACATCACACTTTGCAAGTTTTTGCGATCAAAGTAGCTGGGCAAGTGGGAGTGGTAGGGCGTGTCAAGGGGCGCGGGATCGGAATTGGAATTGAATTAAACCTATGTAGCGAATATCAAAAAGACTTGTCACGATCTTGGTCCCTTGGTGTTGACGGTGTTGCTGATGTCATAATggctgatctcttggtctTGGATCTTTGATATGGGCTGATGCGACTCCGCTGATCGCTGATCATTCAAGACGCACAGGCATCACAAACATTGGTTGATGACGCGCGTGACTTGCCCCTGGCGATCGTTCAGGGGCTGGCTTGGGCCAAGAAAGGCAACTCGTCGTCGCAGTCGTCGTCGCATGCCCGCCCACCCGCGGGCGCTACGTACATACTCCGCAGACACTGGCGGCTACATGGCTGGCCGGCGGTTAGTTATCCACGTGGATAGTTGTGCTTCTTCGCGTTTGTGAGACGTGCTTGTTTTGTTTTCTGGGCGGGCGGATGTCGGTCTCGCTGTCGCTGATGGATGGTCTAGACGGTCAGATTGCAGATTGACAAGGTAGGGGATATCGGCAATGTCAGATTTCTCGCTCAGCAACTGGAACCAAGGCGGAGGCGGAGATGAACGGGGGGTAAGGGGGGTGGTGAGATGGAATGACTAGATTGCGTGTGTAGATCGGGATCGGAATTTGATCGGATTACAGTATGTAGATCGGGTCTGGATGATGGAGGTTACGAGGTGGGAGGTGCGTGTGGGAGGTCGGAGATGCACGTAGGAAAGACGGATTGGTGTGTTGATGTTTTTTCTTTGTATGGTTGCATCGTtattgtggttttcgaaataccttgagccgcctggatctggttagcttggtgcccaagaacatcaactcccatagtaatttgttagtaaattaatgcagcagccgtttcccacctccagaagcccatgaagctagtcctgtactctaaatcgttcgtgtatagcgttttgtttgtgtggagcttgttgcgagctcaatctagctgctgttgggatgccgcccaagcgccagcgtaagccgaagcagccattcgatcaaggcgttaacccgtcctcccagaagcgtagagcgccagcaactagacaaaatcctacccatttaacgcctaaacgtgtccgccgtgaggcgctgccgtcgcctccagcgactgccccgccgcgccgtcaaagcccgttgtccgagcctgagctgcaagccacccaaacagctgcctccgcgcaagctgaagatatcgttggcgaggatgaggatactttcgaggatggagatggcgatccgctgcctgaggatgaggatgagatcgctgctaagggcgctgccggtagtgttgaggatgagggagagccagcgtaccgacgtcaagaaggcactccatggctgcctcgctcatcgcaagcgctagaggatgaggttaatcctgtactgcgcgttaggtggagggcttgccttggtggtgatatggagaaacactttattcctgaagctgccgatagcgagcacggcgtacggctgtactcgctgcatttcgacgacctatggcagtgggtagatgacgttgttgcagaattacggccaaaaagagcgaagatctcatctgtttgcactgttgtttacccagctaagcaggccaaacgcgagcgcgcgataaagcgattgcggcgaggtgttgatgcaacgtggaatagctttcagcgccttgttgtagaggttgataactatgtcagcgagccagtaaacgtcgatttcgagctcatcttggctgaaattccaggggagcagcagccgttgccaacggttgtcgacggtcctcgtcgacgcaccgcaacggtgattcaagaggaggggcttgctggtgtaatagcagctgaacaagcaggtagcgggcatgctattgctatccgggatagatggcgctgtacagatacccattgcgagaactatccttattgctgctggatggcgccaacagcgaggcagccagcgcgcttcgaagatcacctctttgtcaacggcaacattatctccatgtgggcaagagcaattacagcgagaagggcaacgtacgatgagccatctgatgatgtacggcttgcaattttgagagcaaaggacctgcgggtgcatgagaaaacgcgcaagttgcgggcggctggagatggcgacgatgatatcaaaagcttaacaaaactgctcatcgttggacagcttgagcggatgaacaggcaacctcaacaggagtctaacttgcaggcagctgcaccaacgataacaagagctgaggtatctagtgcatctcagtgggcgcctatccgatatgatcatgagcaggagattaacgagcatactagtaatttctttaactaccttaagttaaaatttcctacagttggagaggacattaacgagctttataagactcttgttattgacggagctatggatatcaacctcttgatgcagccatctggtgatatcttgaagttgtggacgcagcatttcaagcagcctcctggctggtttttcacgctacaaaacactgcaaaagaatggcaagctgggtaccagggtctcacagatcgtaactggagacgagtcgaacgttgtaagaaaagagaagagattgcgcgcaagaaattggtggttgaaccgtctagcagtgttgtggaggatgatggcgagaatgcttgaagcttagtggcctgagcgtttttggtgacagcggcccgtgcccgctatagtgttgaggtttttcaggcgtttcaaatgcgctgcaacaatagtctatttggatagccctatgtacaacactacaacgttatgcgattataacaggttaacttcctaagatagttctatatgtatagaaatagctcttatttttttagaattattaaatcgcttttgtgggttgcgcattaaggtgtaatcgttcgcatttgtatggtatcatctacctatagaaacgtactgtggcatccatttaaaagcacaattaatagggatagccacacctatggaaccagcttctgcagttaatattacagcacaccagctgcgctgcatactcaagaaagaccccaaagtcaatgaagttctccgcttgcgctgaattccttttcatccaccccttgagctgcttaaagctcttctcgatggggttgaaatctggtgagtatggcggcagatactcaaggagtactccagcactttggcaaagcacccgtacacgctctgatcgatggatggaggcgttatcaagcacgattactgaggctggccctgggtgaggattgcagaacggcagcacttgaaactctaagaagtcttctaggatctcagatgtaatcgcgccttgaaagatcttatagcttatgtagccatctatcgtcatggctggcagcagcgaccaccgttctgatcgcctgaagctgtgtgatagctccaccggctccccgattggagaccagccatacttgcggtcgcccgtacgctcattgcaggcgctctcgtccaacgcaacgatctgctccgccttatagtgttgcgccatcctggcaagatagaggcggcggagtggctcactctgctcctttgcccgctttgttgcaagcttgcgagaccatctcatcttctctagctctcggtaaacgctcgcaaggcttatcctaacgtcgtactcgtcgtacaagaagtccctcatctcatccatgtatgcgcccggtgagccattgaggtatgcctgaaggccttcgcgctgagcttgccggagtatagatggccgccaagtcgaacgcagcgcggcggataaggcacgccccaaaactctaagctcaacctcagctttgctactgtgttacggctcgcacctgtagctctagagatggctcgatcactttcgcaggcagcaattcggtcgaggatagcctggagaacagcgggctgcaagcggtggccggtgcctggcatcgcgatgagatgggctcgagaaaattgcaacaccaaaaacgcgagtcagtagaggcgatcgcagcaaacaatgaacttcaaatacgttgtgggtgttagaaagcgtggctgcatcgatttactaacaaattactataggagttgatgttcttggccaccaagccaaccagatccaggtggctcaaggtatttcgagaaacacccataTGGGAGTTGACGTACCGGGTACAACAAATATGCGGGTGGAAATGCAGCATACCTATCACATCGGATTGTGCATCCTGCATGATGCCAATATATGAATATGCATATCTGAAAATGTCCATGAACAACTTAGACGCGCGTTTCTTTGCTCATCATGTTCCTGGGTTCTGACCTTGTTACCCGTTGCATATGCATGTGCATATTCGTCCTATCGTTATCTACAGTAGGATATCTCGGTACTGCTAGTAGCTAGTGCGGTGCGTGGCTTCATGTAGGAACGCGTGGCATGGCGGCGCGGCGCGATGGGCTGAGGCAGTTTGGTGTACGTAGTGGGTATGCAGTGTAACTGTAGTGTGGAGTATGTGGTGATAAGGGTGGGGGATAAGGTTGTATGtggagggggaggggggatGGTGGAGATGGGCATGAGGGTCAGGGTGAAAGGCCAATCTCTATGATACTAGATTGTGAACGTGTAAGGGCGCGTAGAAGAAGGCACACAGGATACGTATACATCTTTCTTTTACCAACAATTCAATTCCTGCACTTCCCATCATCTCATCCTTACAACCCCCTCCACTACCCAGATACCGACTGCTAGATACCTTACCGGGAGATCTTCGGCACAAGCAAACCAGCACAGGTGCAGCTACACACACCCAGTCCCACGGAACGGTTTTCCTTTTGCCACAATCGTCGCAGCCCAGACGTTGGTTGATCTCTATTAGTACACCCACTTAATATACTACTAACTTACTGTATACACCGGCGTCGGGGCGGTACCGTAAAACCAAGGTACCGATACACGTGGGATGACGTCGATGGTGTTATGGATTCCAAGTTCGGGATCGGCAGTTAGCGGACACAGGTGAATGCTAAGCTTGTAGTAATGGTCTAGTCGGATAGGACCCAGGCAATGGCGGCCATGTTCGCATGAAGACATAGGTAGGGCAGATGAGGGTGTGGGCGGTGTTTGTTTCTAGCAGATTGGTTGTGATAATATTGAGAGTGATATAGTTAGTAATAATGTATGTCGGGAAATTACTAGGCTTGTTGGGATGAATGCGTGTGGGAAGGCCCGCTGTTATAATGAGGTTTATATAGAAGAGGGGCATGTGTTATAGGAGGATAAAACGTAGATCCTAAGGCTGTTTTGGGGGAGGAATGTTTGTTCGTTGTGTTATCTACAGTAGTTCATTACTGTATCTTGGTTTGTGTACGTGAGAGGTGAAAAAGAGCGCTGTGTTCAACGGTATTATGAGCGTGAAGCATGTTGATTAGTAGCCATTGAAGTTGCGCTATACCCTGTTATCTGTGTGATATTGATACAATGTCATCACTTCTCAAAAACACAACCTCTTGTGGACCTGATGTGCATTCCCCTCACATGTGTTGTTTATGCAAAGACATGCTCAGAAATTACCCCCATCATCGCATTGATCCTCAACACCCACAAACCTCCTCATTATCCCCCCATTTTAATCTCCCCGTACTCGCCAGCATTACCACTCCTCAACAAACCTCTCAACTATCTTCTCGCCCCCTTTTCACCCGAAACAACCTCATCCGACATATGACCAGGAACAGCGTATCTTAATCCCTGCCTACACAATGTCGCTTGCGAACGGCGCCTGGAAAGATAATTTTAGCGATTGGTTTGCGTAGCTGATGCAGGTTGTGTCAGACGCGTTCGGTTTGGTGCTGAGAATAGCAGTCTGACGTGTGATGTTTCACTTGGGCGGGATGGGAGGGGCGATGGCGATGGGTGGTGATGTGGACGGAGTAGGGGTTTAGTAGATGGGATAGCC from Pyrenophora tritici-repentis strain M4 chromosome 1, whole genome shotgun sequence encodes the following:
- a CDS encoding DDE-3 multi-domain protein; amino-acid sequence: MPGTGHRLQPAVLQAILDRIAACESDRAISRATGASRNTVAKLRLSLEFWGVPYPPRCREGLQAYLNGSPGAYMDEMRDFLYDEYDVRISLASVYRELEKMRWSRKLATKRAKEQSEPLRRLYLARMAQHYKAEQIVALDESACNERTGDRKYGWSPIGEPVELSHSFRRSERWSLLPAMTIDGYISYKIFQGAITSEILEDFLEFQVLPFCNPHPGPASVIVLDNASIHRSERVRVLCQSAGVLLEYLPPYSPDFNPIEKSFKQLKGWMKRNSAQAENFIDFGVFLE